The Pararge aegeria chromosome 21, ilParAegt1.1, whole genome shotgun sequence genomic sequence atACATGCTTCACTGGTTAGTATACTACGAGTACGTATTCAGTACACATAGACACATAGAAAATATTGTCAATTCTTAAGTAATATCATAAGTTAAAGTTGTCAACACACGTCATTGGACAAATCCATAAAAATGTTACCAGCTAATCCTTtacttcaaaattatatttttaaataggagTTCACACATAactgaagtattatttataatactaaatatGTATGAGTGAtctatttagatatttttaattacaaatgtacgaatattaaaatattagccCTACTACCTAGTCAAAtactatttattcataaataaatagagaCATAGAAAAAGAGagtttatataatactaataaatacgTTATGAGAAGTTGTATTAAGAAAGTATCTAAGCTATTaataccaaattttaatattatcgatatttttttgaaaactattgGTACTTGTATTACGTCACTAGCCGCGCCATCTCCTTTGTAGATTCGTACtatatttttcagtttctaAATCTACAAGCTAGATGGCGTTGCTAGTCATGCGGATTTACAAAGCTAGAATATTTGAATCCTACTTTTGCtctatataaatttacaaagcAAATAACATTAGTAAGAAAACTAATTTATCGCTCAGAAATTCTACATATcagatttgttaaaaaaaacttacattacaCATCACAATAATTGATACAACCactacaaatattaaataaacagattCAGCCAATTCTTTACAATGTAGTAAACTGATAGGCTAGTAAAATAGTGCTACCCCTTTTACAGCATTCCATGCACATGTATAAAGTATAGTACTATTCTCATGTCATTTTAGTTTAGCTCTAACGTTAACAATCGACTCAGCACTATTTTGTCATACTACTTATGCAGTGTCCACAAAATAGGCATCTTCAGTTTTTTCACCATCTTTCCCTTTATTTACATCACCCAGTACCAAAACCATAtttgacaatattttattgtCTTTTCATCGCATCTATAAGAAACctctagtttttaattaattaatttatcttttcaCGAGTTTCTTTGTCATCatcatttaatattgttttaatataaaataattctaattctGCTTCTAATTTCATGTTTCTTTTTGACACCaaattttgattgattgattttatttaaaaaaaaagtcacaaCACATCATAACTAGTTTAGAAGTTTACCCATTCTTTTTCTGTTTCATATAATTGTCACATGTTAATCTTTTGATCACCAGACACTTTTTTCAacctttattaaattaagaatgttTTTCACAACACTTTATGTCCACAAGGCATCAGCCTTACACAGGTTGTGGCTACGGGCCGACCACACGGGGTCCGCTGGCCAGTAAACGTCGCACCGACTGATGGTTGTTGCTGTCACTGCTGGATATGTCGCTAGTGCTGACTACGGCTGGCTGAGAGAAGTTCTTGCAGAGAACTAGCACCTAGAAGTAAAGAATGATAAATTAAAGCTGACTATATGCTTGCTTGAAGCGCTGATAGCGTAGAGGGGaggagctcgacttctctttcggagggtcgacttcgaatcccagcacgcacctctaacttttctaagttatgtgcgttttaagtaattaatatccATTgctcgacggtgaaggaaaacatcgtgacgaaacctgcattcctgagagttctacataatgttcacaaaggtatGCTGAATCCGCCAATTCGCACGAGGCCCGCGTGGTTGACTACGCCCtcacccctcctcattgtgggaggagacccatgccctttagtgggccagtaatgagtcGATATGATTATCATGATAATATGCTTGCATTGATTGAGTGATTCGCtaaagaactaaagtaactgacatcactgaagtggcagtgggctggcCACGTTCCTCGGAAGAccgaaaaaaatctttattgataAAAAGATAAGATCTATTTTGCTTGCTTgcttttggttttttatacgtTAGGTGACCTATATATGACAAGGAAGAAGAGAAACAAGATGTAAGTAAAAAAGGCCTTACCGTGTATATAACACTGCAGAGTCCCATCGCAGCTCCGGACAGCACATCCCACCAATGATGGCGATGGTCAGTGATCCTGGTAAGAGGACAGGTCATCGCGTAGATGATGCACAGGACCTGAAGTAGAGGTACAACCAGGACGGAGCGGTTGTGCCAACTGAAGGCCCGTCTTTGGAGATACCACTGAAATGAATGCAAAAATTCAGTGGCTATATGTAGAATTCTGTTAACCATACGGCAATAAAGTACTGGAAGCGAATAATaggtgataaacgactaagacaccgggaggtatctttgcatcgttcgagtccatgtaggactggagtatatcgatagcgcagtcgtatttatatcaaaatacccaccaactccatgtcatataaatttactgtaacattcgaCCATCCTGACTAAAGTTTGCGACCCTGCAAACATACCTAGGCCTAATCGAGAAACTAAAGCTGTGAATCTACTACCGATTGGAAATTATactgagaagaaccggcaagaaactcaatacttgctcattttacatataataaaaagacATATTTTAGCAGGTAAGTGGAATGGCAAATATGGTGCACCTAATATGACACGGCTCGCAGTTACGCGGTCAGTCCACAGACACGTTATCGTAGATGGTCAACGTGGACTTTCTCGTAAATAGGTCACACAGACACATTGCTGACTCTGTATGATTAATAGCACAAACACCACTCTTGCCAAAAGCTTAGTAGACAATTGTTAAAGATAACCACAGTCTGAAAAACAATAGTCACTAAGAACAATCGTCATTTCAGCTGACAGTCAAATCGAACAAGTTCACCACGTGGGCTAGACTTTCGTATCGTACCACTTCtgactgataaacgactaagataccggaaggtatctttgcatcgttcgagtcgataacgcagtcgtatttatatcaaaatacccaccaattccaTGTCATGATCATTACATAATTACTtgatctttataaaattactgtaacatggGTTTAGATATTTGTATAACACAAATTTACtcgttttattatattctagttTTCGCCGGCGAAGAAGAGGACGTCGACTTTTGCCGCTATCCGGCTGTAGGGCGCTACCGCGTTCACTGGAGCGTTTGGACTTAATTCTAGTCCAAAAAGCCACACTTGTCAAAACGGCGACCTAAGCCGAGGTCCCATAGCTCCCCGACGCCGTCGAGCCCACAACTTCTGGCAAGCTGAAGCACTCACTCCCATCTCCCGGTGACGCTGTTACAACCCTCGAGGAGTTTATCAGCTATGAttctcattattattaaattctatatTTCGTCGTACTTAGTAACCTTCATTACACCGCATTCGCATATAACGCAAACAcgattgtgaaaaaaaaaacaatgtttcgTAAATTTTGCATTTGTATTTCTTGTTTCTTACGTTAATCTAATTTCACGTATTTATGAAGCAATCGAATAGCCACGATTGCAATACATAAGCTCTAAATATTTTCTATCcgaattattttatcaaaaaaatcaaaattcatttatttcaagtaggccataaGCACAcgtgaaacgtcaagtatgtccggcagattctaccgagaaaaagccggcaagaaactcagcagatgctcttttccaacatcgttttacaatttaacaatctttgttctatcttgtgtgagatgaaagcggagcggcttgcttccaggcaaccttgtcactaataattcatcaatagtatagtaacctcgatgtattaaatgtgtttttatacattctttaaacttatgtaatggtaaatctaatattactttcggtatcatgttataaaagcatatactcagccccacaaaggttttctgtactttcctaagacgatatgctgatatcactcgttttatataatctgtgCTCCTAGGACGTTCTTGTTCCTGTAGTACTTCAGGGTTAATTAGCCAGTCAGTCTGCCAGCGCTTCCGTGTTGGggtatatatacgagtatgatTGAACGGTTCAAGTGGGGTTAGCAGTGGCGTAGtgcaaaatattgaaaattatatcCTGGCGGAAGAGCCAAGTATTATTTTTGGCAATTTTGCTACTTTTGCCAAATAGTTTAATGAAACTATGATTATGTAGGTGCATATTGATAAACGACGAaaaccgggaggtatctttgcatcgttcgagtccatgtagcaCTGaattgtatcgaaaatgcatccgtatttatatcaaaattttcccccaactcaatgtcatgaacattggtttttaatcaaatttgtaaaaatcctaatcaatttaataaaatgtttggcaaatatgaattgatagttatcaaaagtttaattaattacccactttataaatttactgtaacaatatattatagaatgttatccaataaatgcgaaagtgtatatGTTTGTTATCAAAACAATGTTCGGCTCAACTGCTGcaccaatttttatgaaatttggcGCAAAAGATATAGATTAATATAGATTGCATCTTGGAGTTGAACATAGTAATTCTATCTCGGATAATAACCCGGAAAACAATAACGCGTGATTTAGAAATATAACCTTGGGTACCTTTGCATTTATTTAATTCCGAAGGACGGTTGAAGTCAGATAGTCGGTCGGTCGTAAAAAATGTCGTATGTCTTCCAACTTGAAGAATACATGATGATAAGAGCAAGAAGGAAATACCCTTCGTTACCTATATATAGAGAAAGCTTGTGTCCTGGAGACAGAATTTTTCTTATCCTTGGAACAAAAACAATTTCCGCAGGATTCGATCATAGGAAACTTTCGGAGGGAAAAGTTATTATGCAAtcaaataaaatgtgtgtgataTCTTACCGCTAAAAAGAGTCCACAGTAGATAGAGAGTGAGGTGTGGGCAGACGGGAAACTCCTGCTGGAGTCGATCTGTAGGTATCGCGAGAACCTCGTGGAAGTGCAGGTGTAGCTGTGGACATACTCCGACCTGAGGGatagaaatacatataatttaaataaatactagatTGATACTGTAAATGGAGATTGGGGGCTAACTATCATCGATGAAAACAGTCTTATTATAATACTTGTTGGCGTCCCTGTGTTTGGAATTATAATTCTTCAAGTCGCCAAGGtatgttatataaaactagAATTTTATGATAACACTGCTTTAAGCAATGGAAATGTTGACCCACACAGGAAGGTGTGTTTAGATTAGATGCATCGGCTATTTATGCAACATTAAATGTACCATAAATAGACATTAAACACAGGTGGAATAGACTGAAACTTCTCCAAGAAGCATATCTAGCAGGGGCAGGCTAAAGATTATAACAAACGATGATGGTTAAAACCTGTTaggtttattgtatgttatataattaatttaacgtAAATTTATATCAGTGTACCAcctgtaaacaaaataatacgCGTAAGCGCTGTAAGGgctaaatattaatgtattaataacCAAAgtgccaccaaattgtactctcttgatatgtatttatatctctgtaaatattatttttcattggtgtacaataaaagtgtattcattcattcaatcaaagTGGAATAAATTTGACATATTTTCTAACTGTTACACCGTAAAATGAATAAGTCAGTTACAGGCCCCAAAATCACATAACTAGAAGTTATTTTAGCTCTGAAACCGAAGCTGCAGTTTAAATTCTACGCATTGCCCTCAAAGGAATAAATATCGATGAGAGTCTTTGCTATGGTGCATATTTGTACGGTAACGTCTTCCAAAACAATTAAGTGTAAAGACCTGTTAGTAATGCAACAGCGTGAGGCATGTACTGACTTTATTCTTATAACTATGCACCTCAtactatatttgttatttacccACCCTCACACCATCCACTAATTTAACGTTGATATCTGTAGTGGCTTACTGGAAGTAATCATTATAAGTGGCTATGTTAGTGTATAAGTTTTGTTagctgtatttttattataaatagcatGCTTACGTTAattagcattttaaatatagaaaagtACTCACCCATTGCAATTTCGCGCTTTATCCGGCTCGCATAAGTCGAAGAAGGTAGGCCTTGGAGACCCAACCACACACTTGAGTATCTCAAGCACGGTTAGGTTGACCACCGCACCGTAGATGTAGTCTCTGTATATGAAACCAGCTGTCTTAGCGCTGCAGAGGAGTTTATTCTTCTTAATAGAATACTCGTCGTCTCGGTGGAGGATTGTCTCAATCGCCCAGATCTGTAACAGGATGATTGTGTAAGATGCTATTATGGTTGTTACACAATCTGATTTTATGTGGGAGGATGAGTAGCGATGGATGTGATCCATCAATAGGATCGCCTTACACAGTTTCTGAGTTTAACTTAGTACATGTGGAAACTATTTTGATGACGTTTTGAGTAAGTTTTTGGGGCAGAACTGTTTCAGGCATGAGGCAATAGAAAATCAAATGCATAATGGCTTGAGCACGTTGTGATATGGTCTGTAATATAATCGAAACATGAAACTAAAATGTGAAGCGATGAAACACGAAAAGTTTCATACCAACCGTACCGTACCGTACTCAGTACTGGCGGTGCCTCGTCCGTGACCCGGATCGGATTTGAGCAAACCAACTGGACACTACCTGAGCTCTGGTTTGTACACCAGAATTAGTACCAGGGActcataaatcataatattaacgTAATTAAGCCTTCTGAAACATAAAAGTTTCGTTTAATACTGAACGTATCGGTACACCCGCACCGCAAGACGCATCTTTACTGGAAGTGCCTCGGACATGACCAGGAGCGGATCGGAGTAAACCAACTTGATACAATCTAGACTTTGGTTTGTACAACAGAATAGTACCAGGttcttataaatgaaaatactgCATTAGCAAAATATTATCCTTATTGAGCCCTCCTAACTTTTTTAATACAAGTTAAAACAAAacctttatttaaatccatgtCCTCTATGGGAAATGATGCATATGCCAAGAGCATTCCGACAGTGATAGGCTGAGGATAGTATGTAAAGTATTATTGTTGTGTTCATATGTTTGTTTAACATTGAACTTTAAAAACCACTTAAAATATTTGCGAATTCTTTGACACCAACGACGGCCATTTCGCATACAAACGATTTATTATGCCAAGTCTTGGATATCTATACTAAGTAGCAAATTAACGTGAAGTGTCAACTTTGTTTTACCAAACAACATAATTTAACCGTGGCTTATAATGCAAATTTTCAATACCTAAACACAGTATACAAATATTTGGTTACCACCGGTTTCCTATTTAGACAAATTCATTCAATAAGtacaaaaaggaggaggtttaattttttttatttcgttgcTCAGAActgtcttctttttttttccttttttcgcTTTTAGatgtgccaaatcggcacgttgtatttcgccaatgtcacgtatacttggaagatccacaaaggtgattgtcaaaaTTCAGaactgtcatttataaaccgatttgaaaaaatatttttctatttaagacGGTATGCTTCCCATGTGGTCCAATGTTAATCAGGTTAAGATATGTCGAAGGGATGCTGGAGAAATCGGGGAACTCTTTAAATAATTCAGGGACTCCTAAAGCGATTTGAGTATATTTCAAAGTGACTTGAGCATTTTCTATCGAAAACCACCACTTAATCAagttgatgatgaagaccacggatCGCCACCGGAACTACTCGAtctaataaaaagtattacacTGAAACGgtcatttgaatattttgaagTGAAATGTTTGGACTTGGGGCGTATTTGAAAATTCACATGATGTATTTTATACTAAACTTACATTTCGAACTTCAATCTTTTACCATGTAACAAGCGATTCCAATTTTGAAGTTACTAAATTACTTTCTAATTATTAATACAGTTATACAAAAGTAATGACtgattgaagcggtgatagcccggtgacttcgactttactttcgggtggccgattcgaatcccagcacacacctctagcttttttaagttatgcgcgttttaaacaatttaaatatcgcttgtttcaatggtgaaggaaaacatcgtgcggaaatctgcatgcctaagagttcttcattacgttctcaaaggtgtatcgAATCTACCAATCTGCCCTGGCCCTGGGCGGATTCGACTTGGAttgcgtgatggactacggccataaccctttctcattgtcatatgatggtg encodes the following:
- the LOC120633273 gene encoding phospholipid phosphatase 2-like isoform X1; translated protein: MVRTYRVVSCFKMPKRSKVVPAPSGEGVFTIDMSSTSTLDIATASEQQVPAAAEMQARHGLLWHLLIDLPILLLVAAVCILLEVGAIPSRRSGFRCNDPDLSFPHTGDTMSISLIAAITVIVPYIIIWAIETILHRDDEYSIKKNKLLCSAKTAGFIYRDYIYGAVVNLTVLEILKCVVGSPRPTFFDLCEPDKARNCNGSEYVHSYTCTSTRFSRYLQIDSSRSFPSAHTSLSIYCGLFLAWYLQRRAFSWHNRSVLVVPLLQVLCIIYAMTCPLTRITDHRHHWWDVLSGAAMGLCSVIYTVLVLCKNFSQPAVVSTSDISSSDSNNHQSVRRLLASGPRVVGP
- the LOC120633273 gene encoding phospholipid phosphatase 2-like isoform X2 — translated: MQARHGLLWHLLIDLPILLLVAAVCILLEVGAIPSRRSGFRCNDPDLSFPHTGDTMSISLIAAITVIVPYIIIWAIETILHRDDEYSIKKNKLLCSAKTAGFIYRDYIYGAVVNLTVLEILKCVVGSPRPTFFDLCEPDKARNCNGSEYVHSYTCTSTRFSRYLQIDSSRSFPSAHTSLSIYCGLFLAWYLQRRAFSWHNRSVLVVPLLQVLCIIYAMTCPLTRITDHRHHWWDVLSGAAMGLCSVIYTVLVLCKNFSQPAVVSTSDISSSDSNNHQSVRRLLASGPRVVGP